From Pelosinus fermentans DSM 17108, the proteins below share one genomic window:
- a CDS encoding ankyrin repeat domain-containing protein produces MDKEGIMSEAAIDELLAVANKELFAPESASANSEIDQLSASEENVSQGIPPTQKISFLTQLLQESQIKRKLAAVLLLLCVCILTGGYVGYQKALQTIEAPLPLDKIIQQGITFEGKNLITYAGRGDKPIVLAFLDAGMDINTTRNTDGWTALTAASFYKKPEMVKLLLEKQALVDIQDRSGRTPLLYAAAMGTEEITTLLLEAGANPNTQDKNGRTALMEAYSKQEAKIAEILKSAGADPTLSTIVRKEDIPDAPASQAKKVPQIASSTIPDEVRMTVGKAGLIPIGMPLEEVKKLYPALTMNEMYIDGSKKILANIFLENNSDPSLVLELSRGKSQLVSIINIYDSRFTTDKSITLHSTVGDIRNQYSVSEIRVIDHSLYLLVKSTKMLFELDINDPMIPISWTESGSPDSIPSDTKIKRVIMY; encoded by the coding sequence ATGGATAAAGAGGGAATAATGAGTGAAGCAGCGATTGACGAACTACTAGCTGTTGCTAATAAAGAATTATTCGCTCCAGAGTCAGCTTCTGCTAACAGCGAAATTGACCAGCTATCAGCCAGTGAAGAAAATGTGTCTCAAGGAATACCTCCCACACAAAAAATATCTTTTTTAACACAGCTCTTGCAAGAGTCTCAAATAAAAAGAAAATTAGCTGCTGTTCTTTTGCTATTATGTGTCTGCATCCTGACAGGAGGATATGTCGGCTATCAAAAGGCACTGCAAACAATAGAGGCACCTCTTCCTCTCGATAAAATAATCCAGCAGGGAATTACTTTCGAAGGGAAAAATCTCATTACTTATGCAGGGCGTGGTGATAAACCAATTGTCCTCGCTTTTCTTGATGCAGGTATGGACATTAATACAACGCGAAACACTGATGGATGGACAGCTTTAACAGCGGCCTCTTTTTATAAAAAGCCCGAGATGGTTAAGCTGCTGCTGGAAAAGCAGGCACTTGTTGACATACAAGACAGATCTGGCAGGACTCCCTTATTATATGCTGCTGCGATGGGAACGGAGGAAATTACCACTCTGTTACTAGAGGCAGGAGCGAACCCTAATACCCAAGACAAAAACGGACGAACTGCACTTATGGAGGCCTACTCCAAACAAGAAGCAAAAATCGCCGAAATCCTTAAAAGTGCTGGTGCCGATCCTACACTTTCTACTATAGTGCGAAAAGAAGATATACCAGATGCTCCAGCATCTCAAGCTAAAAAAGTACCTCAAATCGCCTCTTCCACGATTCCCGATGAGGTTCGAATGACAGTCGGCAAAGCTGGCCTGATACCAATTGGTATGCCCTTGGAAGAGGTAAAGAAATTATATCCGGCTCTTACTATGAATGAAATGTATATTGATGGCAGCAAAAAAATCCTTGCAAATATCTTTTTAGAAAACAACAGTGATCCCTCCTTAGTATTAGAACTTTCAAGAGGAAAATCCCAATTAGTATCAATTATAAACATCTATGATTCCAGATTCACAACTGATAAAAGCATTACCCTTCACTCTACAGTCGGCGATATCCGAAATCAATATTCGGTAAGCGAGATTCGAGTCATTGACCATTCCTTGTATCTTCTCGTTAAAAGTACGAAAATGCTGTTCGAACTGGATATCAACGATCCTATGATACCAATTAGCTGGACGGAAAGTGGCAGCCCTGATTCCATACCTTCTGATACTAAAATAAAACGAGTTATAATGTATTAA
- the noc gene encoding nucleoid occlusion protein — MKNLARLLGLTSERPEIAKEQANNTRDIDNGQDDISLSTMENGMNEGNVQHVQITEIVPNPFQPRKIFSQESLQELASSIEEYGIIQPLIVRLIPDGFELVAGERRLRASKLAGLSQVPVIIKEFTDKEMAELAMIENLQREDLHFLEEAEGFQQLITSFAFTQEELAKRMGKNQSTIANKLRLLKLIPEVRGVIAREKLTERHARSLLKLDDSRLQLEVLEMISEKKLNVRETEELIEEFLEDIAKQVEAKNTPKRNVVKVIRDVRIFINTINNVVGEMKKTGLKIKVKQEQDEEFIHINLRIPKKK; from the coding sequence ATGAAAAATTTAGCCAGATTATTAGGCCTGACTTCAGAACGTCCGGAAATTGCTAAAGAGCAAGCCAATAATACAAGGGATATAGATAATGGGCAGGATGACATCAGCTTAAGCACGATGGAAAACGGGATGAATGAAGGCAATGTACAGCATGTACAAATTACTGAAATTGTTCCCAACCCATTTCAGCCAAGGAAAATATTTAGTCAAGAATCTTTACAAGAATTGGCATCATCCATTGAAGAGTATGGCATTATACAACCTTTAATTGTGCGTCTTATTCCTGATGGTTTTGAATTAGTGGCGGGAGAACGTCGTCTGCGCGCTTCAAAGTTAGCAGGCTTAAGTCAGGTACCTGTAATTATAAAAGAGTTTACTGATAAAGAAATGGCTGAATTAGCTATGATTGAGAATTTACAGAGAGAAGATTTACATTTCTTAGAAGAGGCAGAAGGCTTTCAGCAATTAATTACAAGTTTTGCTTTCACCCAAGAGGAACTTGCTAAACGTATGGGTAAGAATCAATCTACCATTGCGAATAAATTGCGATTATTAAAACTGATACCTGAGGTTCGTGGGGTAATCGCACGGGAAAAGTTAACGGAACGTCATGCCCGTTCTTTACTGAAGTTAGATGATTCTAGATTGCAATTAGAAGTATTGGAAATGATCAGTGAAAAGAAGTTAAATGTGCGAGAGACAGAAGAGCTGATTGAAGAGTTCTTAGAAGATATCGCCAAACAAGTAGAGGCTAAAAATACTCCCAAGCGCAACGTTGTAAAAGTGATTCGCGATGTACGTATTTTTATTAATACCATTAACAATGTAGTAGGGGAAATGAAAAAAACAGGTCTTAAAATTAAAGTAAAACAAGAGCAAGATGAGGAATTTATTCATATTAATTTACGCATTCCGAAGAAAAAATAA
- the rsmG gene encoding 16S rRNA (guanine(527)-N(7))-methyltransferase RsmG, producing the protein MIFREVLLKAATEYSLSLTEEQLTRFSQYFELLIEWNQKINLTAITDPNEVAVKHMIDSLSCYDKVIFKNGAKIIDVGTGAGFPGLPLKIYRPDLKLTLFDSLNKRILFLKEVAEKLEIPDIEFIHSRAEDGGRNKQFREVYDMAVSRAVARLSILSELCLPFVAVGGFFIALKGSQYSQEIKESTSALRVLGGEIDKIDNIKLPGLDDIRAVVYIRKIKKTLPAYPRRPGIAEKNPL; encoded by the coding sequence TTGATCTTTCGTGAGGTGTTACTAAAGGCTGCGACGGAATATTCTTTATCTTTAACTGAGGAACAGTTAACCCGGTTTTCCCAGTATTTTGAATTATTGATAGAATGGAATCAAAAAATCAATTTGACAGCGATTACCGATCCGAATGAAGTGGCTGTCAAACACATGATTGATTCCTTATCTTGTTATGATAAGGTTATTTTTAAAAATGGAGCAAAAATAATTGATGTAGGTACTGGAGCTGGTTTTCCCGGATTGCCTCTTAAGATTTATCGTCCTGATTTAAAACTGACGTTATTTGATTCTCTAAATAAAAGAATTTTATTTTTAAAAGAAGTAGCCGAAAAATTAGAAATACCGGATATTGAATTTATCCACAGTCGAGCAGAAGATGGTGGAAGAAATAAACAATTTCGTGAGGTATATGATATGGCCGTGTCCCGGGCAGTAGCAAGATTGAGTATCCTCTCTGAATTATGCCTGCCATTTGTGGCCGTAGGAGGGTTTTTTATTGCCCTTAAGGGGTCACAGTACAGTCAAGAAATAAAAGAGTCTACAAGCGCTCTCAGGGTGCTTGGCGGCGAAATCGATAAAATTGATAATATTAAGCTGCCAGGTCTTGATGATATAAGGGCAGTTGTATATATTCGAAAAATAAAAAAAACATTACCAGCGTATCCTAGGCGTCCAGGCATTGCAGAAAAAAATCCATTATAA
- the mnmG gene encoding tRNA uridine-5-carboxymethylaminomethyl(34) synthesis enzyme MnmG translates to MFIAGEYDVIVIGSGHSGCEAALAAARMGCQTLLTTINLDNIAFMPCNPSVGGPAKGHLVRELDALGGQMGINADKTSLQMRMLNTGKGPAVHALRAQADKDLYHITMKETVENQPNLDVKQVLVERILAKDQKVYGIEVETGEMYYTKSIILATGTYLGGKIIIGELAYKGGPNGQRAAENLTSSLKELNIRIMRFKTGTPARVDKRSLDFSKMIEQPGDEEVHNFSFLSEITTRKQLPCWLTYTNEKTHEIIRNNLHRAPMYTGIVEGVGPRYCPSIESKIVRFADKNAHQLFIEPEGHHTNEMYVQGMSTSLPIDVQYEFLRTIAGMENVKIMRPGYAIDYDCIDSTQLKPTLEFKTVQGLFSAGQINGTSGYEEAAAQGLVAGINAALLVKGQEPLILSRSDGYIGVLIDDLVTKGTNEPYRIMTSRAEFRLILRQDNADLRLTEIGRKIGLVSDERYAKFVCKRDSIEESLKLLRSVMITPTPEIQAKMQAMGTVELRTGIMLYDLLRRTEINYNMISEHFDVPLLDSAVQQQVEISAKYEGYISKQLEQVERAARLDEKLLPKDIDYMQLSGLAVEAREKLNEIRPLSIGQAGRISGVSPADISILMIYMEQKRRRDEAIDLS, encoded by the coding sequence GTGTTTATTGCAGGCGAGTATGATGTAATTGTGATTGGGTCTGGTCATTCTGGATGCGAAGCAGCATTAGCGGCTGCCCGCATGGGCTGTCAAACGCTGTTAACGACAATTAATTTAGATAATATTGCTTTTATGCCATGTAATCCTTCCGTTGGTGGTCCGGCTAAGGGACATTTAGTGAGAGAATTAGATGCATTAGGCGGGCAAATGGGGATTAATGCAGATAAAACCAGTCTTCAAATGAGAATGCTAAATACAGGAAAAGGACCAGCTGTACATGCATTAAGAGCTCAGGCTGATAAAGATTTATACCATATCACAATGAAAGAGACAGTTGAAAATCAGCCTAATTTAGATGTGAAACAGGTGTTGGTCGAAAGAATTCTGGCGAAGGATCAGAAGGTATATGGAATTGAAGTGGAAACTGGAGAAATGTATTATACGAAAAGTATAATACTAGCAACAGGGACTTATTTAGGCGGAAAAATTATCATAGGAGAACTCGCATATAAAGGCGGTCCCAATGGTCAGCGAGCTGCTGAAAATTTAACATCTTCCTTAAAAGAATTAAATATTCGTATCATGCGATTTAAGACAGGTACCCCGGCAAGGGTAGATAAACGTTCTTTGGACTTTTCTAAGATGATTGAGCAGCCAGGTGATGAAGAGGTTCATAATTTTTCTTTTTTAAGTGAAATTACGACTAGAAAGCAACTGCCCTGCTGGCTGACATATACCAATGAAAAGACTCATGAAATCATACGAAATAATCTACATCGTGCCCCTATGTATACGGGAATTGTAGAGGGGGTTGGACCGCGATATTGTCCATCTATCGAATCAAAAATTGTAAGATTTGCCGATAAAAATGCACACCAATTATTTATAGAACCAGAAGGACATCATACTAATGAAATGTATGTGCAAGGCATGTCTACAAGCCTGCCAATTGATGTACAATATGAATTCCTGCGAACCATTGCTGGCATGGAGAATGTAAAAATTATGCGTCCGGGTTATGCGATTGATTACGATTGTATTGATTCTACCCAGCTTAAGCCAACTTTAGAATTTAAAACGGTTCAAGGATTGTTCTCAGCAGGTCAGATAAATGGCACATCAGGTTATGAAGAAGCTGCAGCTCAGGGCTTAGTAGCTGGCATTAATGCCGCCCTATTGGTTAAAGGTCAGGAACCGCTGATTTTGTCTCGTTCTGATGGATATATTGGAGTGCTGATTGATGATTTAGTTACAAAAGGAACCAATGAGCCTTATCGCATTATGACCTCTCGAGCTGAATTCCGCCTTATTTTGCGTCAGGACAATGCGGACTTGCGTCTAACGGAAATTGGACGCAAAATTGGTTTAGTCAGTGATGAACGATATGCTAAATTTGTTTGTAAACGTGATTCCATTGAAGAAAGTTTAAAACTGCTGCGCAGTGTAATGATTACCCCCACGCCTGAAATACAGGCAAAGATGCAGGCTATGGGAACAGTTGAATTGCGTACTGGTATTATGCTGTATGATTTACTGCGGAGAACGGAAATTAACTATAACATGATTTCTGAGCATTTTGATGTACCTCTCTTGGATTCGGCGGTACAGCAGCAAGTAGAAATTTCTGCTAAATATGAAGGTTATATTAGCAAACAACTTGAACAAGTAGAGCGGGCGGCCAGATTAGATGAAAAATTATTGCCTAAGGATATTGATTATATGCAGCTAAGCGGCTTAGCTGTGGAAGCTAGAGAAAAATTGAATGAAATTCGCCCGTTATCCATAGGACAAGCTGGACGTATTTCCGGTGTTTCTCCTGCCGATATTTCGATATTAATGATTTATATGGAACAAAAGCGTAGGAGGGATGAAGCAATTGATCTTTCGTGA
- the mnmE gene encoding tRNA uridine-5-carboxymethylaminomethyl(34) synthesis GTPase MnmE: MFAEDTISTIATAPGEGAIGIIRMSGSLTIKIAETFFRGINGKNAGQIASQQVAYGHIIDPDNGLVIDEVLLLVMHGPKSYTREDVVEIHCHGGPVPMKKILALTLQYGARLSEPGEFTKRAFLNGRLDLSQAEAVMDIIRAKTDASLRMAVGHLSGALSDQIRKMRYEILRMIANLEATIDFPEEDIEVLAAQDVRAAVVLLLADINHLLLTKETGRILREGLETVILGKPNVGKSSLLNALLKEKRAIVTDIPGTTRDVIEEFVNLSGVPLKIVDTAGIRETSDIIEQMGVEKAKEFVVTADLILLLLDASLPLSAEDREVLTMLSGKQAIVLVNKTDLPALLNLDEVYTYIADTKVLKISVMEGTGLAELEQMIVDMVYGGEITQKEGAFLTNLRQANLLEQAKYHLEATIATIDEGMPSDCIVIDLKESWDKLGEITGDTVGEDIIDQIFTQFCIGK, translated from the coding sequence GTGTTTGCAGAGGATACGATTAGTACAATCGCTACTGCTCCAGGTGAAGGAGCTATTGGCATTATACGTATGAGTGGCTCCTTGACGATAAAGATAGCGGAAACATTTTTTCGTGGAATAAATGGGAAGAATGCAGGACAGATCGCATCACAGCAAGTGGCATATGGACATATTATAGATCCGGATAATGGCCTGGTTATTGACGAGGTTTTATTACTTGTTATGCATGGCCCTAAATCCTATACGCGAGAAGATGTTGTTGAAATTCACTGCCATGGCGGTCCTGTACCAATGAAGAAGATTCTGGCACTTACACTGCAGTATGGTGCACGATTATCCGAACCTGGTGAATTTACAAAGCGGGCATTTCTAAATGGCAGACTGGATTTATCTCAGGCGGAAGCCGTTATGGATATCATTAGAGCGAAAACAGATGCTTCTCTTCGTATGGCTGTGGGACATTTATCGGGTGCCTTATCAGATCAGATACGCAAAATGAGATATGAAATCTTACGAATGATTGCCAATTTAGAAGCGACCATTGATTTTCCAGAAGAAGATATTGAGGTGTTAGCCGCTCAGGATGTTAGAGCAGCAGTAGTGCTGTTATTGGCGGATATAAATCATTTATTGCTTACAAAAGAGACGGGAAGGATATTGCGGGAAGGATTAGAAACTGTAATTCTTGGTAAACCCAATGTGGGTAAATCCAGTTTGTTAAATGCTTTATTGAAAGAAAAAAGAGCGATTGTAACAGATATTCCAGGAACAACCCGTGATGTGATTGAAGAATTCGTGAACCTATCGGGTGTTCCTTTAAAAATTGTAGATACTGCCGGGATTAGAGAAACCTCTGATATTATTGAGCAAATGGGCGTGGAAAAAGCGAAAGAATTTGTTGTGACAGCGGACTTAATTTTGTTATTATTAGATGCTTCTCTGCCATTATCAGCAGAAGATAGAGAAGTACTAACGATGCTTTCCGGTAAACAGGCAATTGTCTTAGTTAATAAAACAGATTTGCCGGCCCTTTTAAATTTGGATGAAGTATATACCTACATAGCAGATACAAAAGTATTAAAGATATCGGTAATGGAAGGTACTGGCTTAGCAGAACTGGAGCAGATGATTGTGGATATGGTGTACGGTGGGGAAATTACTCAAAAAGAGGGAGCGTTTCTTACCAATTTGCGTCAAGCTAATTTATTAGAGCAAGCTAAGTATCATTTAGAAGCGACAATTGCGACAATTGATGAAGGAATGCCATCGGATTGTATTGTGATTGATTTAAAAGAAAGTTGGGACAAGCTAGGGGAGATTACAGGAGATACAGTGGGGGAAGATATTATTGATCAGATTTTCACTCAATTTTGTATTGGTAAATAG
- the jag gene encoding RNA-binding cell elongation regulator Jag/EloR yields MTSVDMTGKTVEEAVRLALNELQVGEDRIEYEVLEAPSKGLFGFIGSKPAKVRVTIKPIDPVQVAHEFLKTVFDLMKLEVQIERVGKEDSIGFNIRGNDLGILIGKHGQTLDALQYLTNLTANRDIDGKVRIILDVEDYRQRRTDTLNRLAARLADSVKRRGEKVVLEPMSPNERKIIHMALQDDQRIITYSEGEEPYRKIVIALKR; encoded by the coding sequence ATGACTTCTGTGGATATGACAGGTAAAACCGTTGAAGAAGCGGTACGACTGGCTTTAAATGAACTTCAAGTTGGAGAAGACCGCATCGAGTATGAAGTGTTAGAAGCGCCCAGTAAAGGTTTATTTGGCTTTATTGGCAGTAAGCCTGCTAAAGTGAGAGTGACGATTAAGCCAATTGATCCGGTACAAGTGGCTCATGAATTTTTGAAAACTGTTTTTGATTTAATGAAATTAGAGGTACAGATTGAAAGAGTAGGAAAAGAAGATTCTATTGGTTTTAATATTCGAGGCAATGATTTAGGCATACTGATTGGTAAACATGGTCAGACCTTAGACGCGCTGCAGTATTTAACTAATTTGACAGCAAATCGTGATATTGATGGTAAGGTGCGTATTATTCTTGATGTGGAAGATTATCGTCAGCGTCGCACAGATACGTTAAATCGTTTGGCTGCTCGTTTGGCTGATTCTGTAAAGCGTCGTGGAGAAAAAGTAGTGTTGGAACCGATGAGTCCTAACGAACGAAAAATTATTCATATGGCTCTTCAAGATGATCAGCGAATTATTACTTACAGTGAAGGGGAAGAACCCTATCGCAAAATTGTGATTGCTTTAAAAAGATAG
- a CDS encoding YidC/Oxa1 family membrane protein insertase codes for MALFDSAIALLQHILTFFYDMTASIGIPNYGIAIILVTLIIKLLLYPLTVKQVKGMKAMQDLQPKMKELQEKYKGNPEKLNKEMALLYKESGVNPLSGCLPLLVQMPILMGIFFAIRDYQYAQIPSFLWIANLSHPDPLYILPVLSAATTYIQQKQTSTDMNQQAKMMMTFMPLFIGYISITFPAGLVLYWVMSNAFQIVQQWWMYRGEAQK; via the coding sequence TTGGCTCTGTTTGATTCGGCTATTGCATTATTGCAGCATATATTAACTTTTTTCTATGATATGACAGCTAGCATTGGTATACCTAATTATGGTATAGCTATTATTTTGGTAACTTTAATCATAAAGTTGCTATTATACCCTTTAACTGTAAAACAAGTTAAAGGTATGAAGGCTATGCAGGATTTACAGCCTAAAATGAAAGAATTACAAGAAAAATACAAAGGAAACCCTGAGAAATTAAATAAGGAAATGGCACTTTTATATAAAGAGTCAGGGGTCAATCCATTATCAGGCTGTTTACCTTTATTGGTTCAGATGCCTATACTTATGGGAATTTTCTTTGCCATTCGCGATTATCAATATGCGCAAATACCTAGCTTTTTATGGATTGCTAATTTGTCTCATCCTGATCCTTTGTATATTTTACCTGTACTATCAGCAGCTACTACTTATATTCAACAAAAACAGACAAGCACTGATATGAATCAACAGGCAAAAATGATGATGACTTTTATGCCATTATTTATAGGCTATATTAGTATTACTTTTCCTGCCGGACTTGTATTGTACTGGGTAATGAGTAATGCATTCCAAATTGTTCAACAGTGGTGGATGTACCGTGGTGAAGCTCAAAAATAA
- the yidD gene encoding membrane protein insertion efficiency factor YidD yields the protein MKKIVIMMIKGYRLFISPLKPPTCRFVPTCSEYALQAIEKYGIFRGGIMAVRRILRCHPFHPGGYDPV from the coding sequence ATGAAAAAAATAGTTATAATGATGATTAAAGGTTATCGTTTATTTATTTCACCGCTCAAACCGCCTACTTGCCGTTTTGTGCCGACTTGTTCAGAGTATGCATTACAGGCAATTGAGAAATATGGGATTTTCCGTGGGGGTATTATGGCTGTGCGGCGTATTTTGCGCTGTCATCCCTTTCATCCTGGCGGATATGATCCTGTTTGA
- the rnpA gene encoding ribonuclease P protein component, translating into MIYKLSKQGILHKNKNFQAVYKAGKSYANRMIVLYVLSTNSVVRRVGFAAGKRLGGAVVRNRVKRLLRDSYRLNQHKLINGIDLLLVGRQAAVSSNSTAVRKAFIHLCEKAKILAK; encoded by the coding sequence GTGATATATAAGTTATCTAAGCAAGGGATTCTACACAAAAATAAAAATTTCCAAGCTGTATATAAAGCCGGCAAATCATATGCTAATCGAATGATAGTACTTTATGTGCTGTCTACTAATAGTGTTGTTCGTCGAGTAGGATTTGCTGCGGGTAAAAGGTTGGGTGGTGCGGTAGTACGCAATCGTGTAAAACGTCTTTTGCGGGACTCCTATCGTTTAAACCAGCATAAGTTAATTAATGGAATTGATTTGCTATTAGTTGGCAGACAAGCTGCAGTAAGCTCAAATTCTACAGCTGTTCGTAAAGCGTTTATTCATTTGTGTGAAAAGGCAAAAATTTTGGCTAAGTAG
- the rpmH gene encoding 50S ribosomal protein L34 encodes MKRTYQPNNLWKKRTHGFRERMKTRGGQLVLKRRRARSRKKLSA; translated from the coding sequence ATGAAACGTACTTATCAACCAAATAACTTATGGAAAAAAAGAACCCATGGTTTCCGTGAGCGTATGAAAACCAGAGGTGGTCAATTAGTCCTTAAAAGAAGACGTGCTAGAAGCAGAAAGAAGTTATCTGCGTAG
- the dnaA gene encoding chromosomal replication initiator protein DnaA — protein sequence MDDTLQATIVWEQVLKKLEQELSKLMIDTWLKPTIPLKLTDTTLEIGTPKQIIKEWLESRYLPIISSTVQYITNKPLTIIFINLDIDDETAAPPAPQEITPVITPSQLLLEPEIDKKPDFVQTSMSTAKQPHIYKPSSESDQNFSLNQNPAEESMAILNPKYIFETFVIGNSNRLAHAASLAVAEAPANAYNPFFVYGGVGLGKTHLMHAIGHRILKNHPHLKLLYISSEKFTNELINSIRDGNPESFRQKYRNIDVLLVDDIQFLAKKEHTQEEFFHTFNTLHEANKQIIMSSDRPPREIQTLEDRLRSRFEMGLITDIQPPDLETRIAILRKKAIMEHLNVSNDVMVYIASRIDNNIRELEGALIRVMAYASLTNQNIDIDLATEALKDIFPHGKPKQITVELIQETIASYFKLKIDELLAKKRTRNVAYPRQIAMYLSRELTETSLPRLGEMFGGRDHTTVIHAYDKISRERNADIKLSNTIKELIKRIENT from the coding sequence ATGGACGATACCCTACAAGCAACAATCGTATGGGAACAGGTATTAAAAAAATTAGAACAAGAATTATCAAAGCTAATGATTGATACTTGGCTAAAACCCACCATCCCCCTAAAACTAACCGATACCACATTAGAAATTGGAACTCCTAAACAAATCATTAAAGAATGGCTTGAATCCCGCTATCTTCCTATCATTTCCTCTACAGTCCAATATATTACGAATAAACCCTTAACAATAATTTTTATTAATTTAGATATAGATGATGAAACAGCTGCTCCTCCTGCACCCCAAGAAATAACTCCGGTAATTACCCCATCCCAGCTGCTATTAGAACCGGAAATTGACAAAAAACCTGACTTTGTGCAAACGAGTATGTCTACAGCCAAACAACCTCATATCTATAAACCATCTTCTGAATCCGACCAAAATTTTTCCTTAAATCAAAATCCAGCAGAAGAATCAATGGCAATCTTAAATCCTAAATATATTTTTGAAACTTTTGTTATTGGTAATTCTAACCGTTTAGCCCATGCTGCATCCTTAGCCGTTGCCGAAGCACCAGCCAATGCATATAATCCTTTTTTTGTATATGGTGGTGTTGGACTAGGAAAAACCCATCTTATGCACGCCATTGGTCACCGTATTTTGAAAAATCATCCACATTTGAAATTGCTTTATATCTCTAGTGAAAAATTCACCAATGAGTTGATTAATTCCATTAGAGATGGTAATCCTGAAAGTTTTCGTCAAAAATATCGTAATATTGACGTCCTCTTAGTTGACGATATTCAATTTTTAGCAAAAAAAGAACATACTCAGGAAGAATTTTTCCATACTTTTAATACATTACATGAAGCAAATAAACAGATTATCATGTCAAGCGATCGACCGCCCCGCGAGATTCAAACTTTAGAAGACCGACTGCGATCCCGTTTTGAAATGGGTCTGATTACTGACATTCAACCTCCAGATTTAGAAACACGAATTGCTATTTTACGTAAAAAAGCAATTATGGAACATTTAAATGTATCCAATGACGTTATGGTATATATCGCAAGCCGTATTGATAATAATATTCGGGAACTAGAAGGAGCATTAATTAGAGTAATGGCTTATGCTTCCCTAACAAACCAGAATATTGATATCGATCTGGCAACAGAAGCATTAAAAGATATTTTCCCTCATGGCAAGCCTAAGCAAATTACGGTAGAGCTGATTCAAGAAACCATTGCTTCTTACTTCAAATTAAAAATTGATGAATTACTGGCTAAAAAACGGACCCGCAATGTTGCATACCCCAGACAGATTGCCATGTATTTATCCAGAGAACTAACAGAGACTTCACTTCCGAGACTTGGAGAAATGTTCGGCGGACGCGATCACACAACAGTGATTCATGCTTATGACAAAATCAGTCGTGAACGTAACGCAGATATTAAATTAAGCAACACAATTAAGGAGTTAATTAAACGAATTGAGAATACTTAA